A stretch of the Vagococcus xieshaowenii genome encodes the following:
- a CDS encoding L-threonylcarbamoyladenylate synthase has protein sequence MDKGNKWTADDVSLAAKAIQEGELVAFPTETVYGLGADATNETAVKQVYAAKGRPSDNPLIVHIATQQDLTPFVKEISNEAKQLMKTFWPGPLTLIFEIKENSLPMATTGGLTTCAFRMPANDATLMLIRESGKVLVGPSANTSGKPSPTTADHVLHDLKEHIAGVIDDGQTRVGLESTVLDMTVTPPMILRPGAITPDDLKKVIDDVSVDQHLLSETSKPKAPGMKYRHYAPEVPVYMIDYRQQNWQEAITWAKSDNKKIGLLCSKELAHPFVEEVEHIFYLSQNSDVKESMHQLFNGLRYFDDKEGMIDIVFVETFADEGIGMAYMNRVRKSASQRYYR, from the coding sequence ATGGATAAAGGAAATAAATGGACAGCAGATGATGTATCACTTGCAGCAAAAGCGATTCAAGAAGGTGAATTGGTGGCCTTTCCAACAGAAACAGTTTATGGATTAGGCGCTGATGCTACCAATGAAACAGCAGTTAAACAAGTTTATGCTGCTAAAGGTCGTCCTTCAGACAACCCTTTGATTGTTCACATTGCCACTCAACAAGACTTGACACCGTTTGTAAAAGAAATTTCAAATGAAGCAAAACAACTAATGAAGACATTTTGGCCAGGTCCGTTAACGTTGATTTTTGAAATTAAGGAAAATAGTTTACCAATGGCAACAACAGGGGGGCTAACAACGTGTGCTTTTAGAATGCCTGCTAATGATGCAACGCTGATGCTAATTCGTGAAAGTGGTAAAGTATTAGTTGGACCTAGTGCGAACACCTCAGGTAAACCAAGTCCCACAACGGCAGATCATGTCTTACATGATTTAAAAGAGCACATTGCTGGGGTAATTGATGATGGTCAAACGCGTGTAGGTTTAGAATCAACCGTTTTAGATATGACCGTTACGCCTCCAATGATTTTGCGACCTGGAGCCATTACACCAGATGACTTGAAGAAAGTAATCGATGATGTTTCAGTGGATCAGCATTTGTTAAGTGAAACTAGTAAACCCAAAGCACCAGGGATGAAATATCGCCATTATGCACCAGAAGTACCAGTGTATATGATTGATTATAGGCAACAAAATTGGCAAGAAGCAATTACTTGGGCGAAGTCAGACAATAAAAAAATTGGTTTACTGTGTTCAAAAGAATTAGCGCATCCATTTGTGGAAGAAGTAGAGCACATCTTTTATTTATCACAAAATAGTGACGTCAAAGAGAGCATGCATCAATTATTCAACGGGTTACGTTATTTTGATGATAAAGAAGGTATGATTGATATTGTATTTGTTGAAACATTTGCTGATGAAGGAATTGGAATGGCTTATATGAATCGTGTGAGAAAATCTGCGAGTCAAAGATATTATCGATGA
- the glyA gene encoding serine hydroxymethyltransferase — protein MDFKQQDKVLWDAIANEQERQERNIELIASENFVSEAVMAAQGSVLTNKYAEGYPNRRYYGGCEYVDVVENLAIERAKQLFNAKFANVQPHSGSQANTAAYLSLVEPGDTILGMDLTHGGHLTHGSPVNFSGKTYNFVAYGVDPFTEVIDYDVVLIKARQTKPKLIVAGASAYGRSIDFKKFREIADEVGAKLMVDMAHIAGLVAAGLHQNPMDYADVVTTTTHKTLRGPRGGMILTNDEELAKKINSAIFPGIQGGPLEHVIAAKAVAFQEALQPEFKEYQAQVIKNAQAMANVFNKSIYARLISGGVDNHLLLIDVSKYKLTGKEAEALLDEVNITVNKNTVPFETLSPFQTSGIRIGTPAITSRGFNEEDAEKVADLINEMLMNPTNQSMKEAVRREVSELTAKYPLYK, from the coding sequence ATGGATTTTAAACAACAAGATAAGGTGTTATGGGATGCTATTGCAAATGAACAAGAAAGACAAGAGCGTAACATTGAACTAATTGCATCTGAAAATTTTGTGTCAGAAGCGGTAATGGCTGCACAAGGTAGTGTGTTAACGAACAAATATGCAGAAGGTTATCCTAACAGAAGATATTATGGTGGGTGTGAGTACGTAGATGTGGTTGAAAATTTAGCTATTGAACGCGCTAAGCAATTATTTAATGCTAAATTTGCTAATGTACAACCACATTCGGGTTCACAAGCCAATACTGCGGCTTATTTAAGTTTAGTGGAACCAGGAGATACCATTTTAGGAATGGATTTAACCCATGGTGGGCATTTAACTCACGGCTCTCCAGTTAATTTTAGTGGGAAAACATACAATTTTGTGGCATATGGCGTGGATCCATTTACTGAAGTTATTGATTATGATGTGGTATTAATTAAAGCACGTCAAACAAAACCTAAATTGATTGTTGCTGGTGCAAGTGCTTATGGACGCAGCATTGATTTTAAAAAATTCCGTGAAATTGCCGATGAAGTAGGTGCAAAATTAATGGTGGATATGGCGCATATTGCTGGATTAGTTGCTGCAGGTCTACATCAAAACCCAATGGACTATGCCGATGTTGTAACGACTACCACCCATAAAACTTTAAGAGGTCCACGTGGTGGCATGATTTTAACAAATGATGAAGAATTAGCTAAGAAAATCAACAGTGCCATTTTCCCAGGTATTCAGGGAGGTCCACTAGAACATGTGATTGCAGCAAAAGCAGTTGCTTTTCAAGAAGCTTTGCAACCTGAATTTAAAGAGTATCAAGCACAAGTCATTAAAAATGCGCAAGCTATGGCGAATGTTTTCAATAAATCTATTTATGCACGTTTAATCAGTGGTGGTGTAGATAATCATTTACTATTAATTGATGTGAGCAAATACAAATTAACAGGTAAAGAAGCAGAAGCATTACTAGATGAAGTTAATATTACCGTCAATAAAAATACGGTACCATTTGAAACGTTAAGTCCTTTCCAAACAAGTGGTATTCGCATTGGAACACCAGCGATTACCTCACGAGGATTTAATGAAGAAGATGCAGAAAAAGTTGCAGATTTAATCAATGAAATGTTGATGAATCCAACCAATCAATCAATGAAAGAAGCTGTTAGACGAGAAGTAAGTGAATTAACAGCTAAATATCCTCTTTATAAATAA
- the upp gene encoding uracil phosphoribosyltransferase, whose protein sequence is MGKFQVMDHPLIQHKLTIIRDKNCGTKVFREVVDEIAMLMAYEVSRDLPLEPIEIETPMGKTVQQTIAGKKVAIIPILRAGIGMVDGILELIPAAKVGHIGMYRDHDSLEPVEYFVKLPSDIDTRQLLVVDPMLATGGSAILAVDALKRRGGTNIKFVCLVAAPEGVKALQEAHPDVDIITAALDEKLDENGYIFPGLGDAGDRLFGTK, encoded by the coding sequence ATGGGAAAATTTCAAGTTATGGATCATCCATTAATTCAACACAAACTAACAATCATCCGCGATAAAAACTGTGGGACAAAAGTTTTCCGTGAGGTTGTCGACGAAATCGCAATGCTGATGGCATATGAAGTATCACGCGATTTGCCATTAGAACCGATTGAAATCGAAACACCAATGGGTAAGACGGTTCAACAAACAATTGCTGGTAAAAAAGTGGCGATTATTCCGATTCTTCGTGCTGGTATCGGCATGGTGGATGGTATTTTAGAATTAATTCCTGCTGCAAAAGTTGGTCATATCGGTATGTATCGTGATCATGATTCATTGGAACCAGTAGAGTATTTTGTAAAGTTACCATCTGATATTGATACACGTCAATTATTAGTAGTAGACCCAATGTTAGCAACAGGTGGTTCAGCTATCTTGGCTGTTGATGCACTGAAACGTCGCGGTGGAACAAACATTAAATTTGTTTGTTTAGTAGCAGCTCCAGAAGGCGTTAAAGCATTACAAGAAGCTCATCCAGATGTTGATATTATTACAGCAGCATTAGATGAAAAATTAGACGAGAATGGTTACATTTTCCCAGGTTTAGGGGATGCAGGTGACCGTTTATTCGGAACTAAATAA
- a CDS encoding FtsW/RodA/SpoVE family cell cycle protein, giving the protein MNDNKFSLDNRIDYGIILPVFVLCIIGLISQYVALSLVDGENILYQMLKQALWLSIGLFAVIVLMQFNIKVWWKITPALYALGLVLMILPLRFYDPNVAALTGAKNWVHFAGLSFQPSELMKISYLLLLAYITTRHNRENKHEIKSDFLLIAKLLLATLPVVILLKLQNDFGTLLVFIAIFCGVVLISGISWKILLPSIITAIVLIAGILSLVATDVGRELLFKFGVKEYQLSRIDSWLNPFHDTTGVSYQQAQSLTAIGSGGLTGKGFNVSQVDVPVRESDMIFTVIAENFGFVGGALVIFMYLLLIYRLIRVCLYTNNVFSTYISTGIIMMILFHVFENIGASIGLLPLTGIPLPFISQGGSSLLGNMIGIGIMLSMKFNNDVEFDH; this is encoded by the coding sequence ATGAATGATAATAAATTTAGTTTGGATAATCGAATTGATTATGGCATTATTTTACCCGTATTTGTCTTATGTATTATCGGATTGATTTCGCAATACGTTGCGTTGTCACTCGTTGATGGAGAAAATATTTTATACCAAATGTTGAAACAGGCATTATGGCTATCTATTGGACTTTTTGCCGTTATTGTACTAATGCAATTCAACATTAAAGTCTGGTGGAAAATCACCCCAGCTCTGTATGCATTAGGTCTGGTACTCATGATTCTGCCACTAAGGTTTTATGATCCCAATGTTGCGGCTTTAACAGGTGCAAAAAACTGGGTCCATTTCGCAGGCTTATCATTCCAGCCCTCAGAGTTAATGAAGATTTCATATCTATTGCTACTTGCTTATATTACCACAAGGCATAATAGAGAAAATAAGCACGAAATAAAAAGCGACTTTCTATTAATAGCGAAGTTATTGCTTGCAACATTACCTGTTGTTATTTTATTAAAACTTCAAAATGACTTTGGGACATTATTAGTGTTTATTGCGATATTTTGTGGGGTCGTATTGATTTCTGGTATTTCATGGAAAATACTATTACCAAGTATCATTACGGCAATCGTCTTAATTGCTGGCATTTTATCATTAGTTGCAACTGATGTAGGCCGAGAGCTGTTGTTTAAATTTGGAGTAAAAGAATATCAATTATCTCGTATTGATTCTTGGTTAAATCCATTTCATGACACAACAGGTGTAAGTTATCAACAAGCTCAGTCGCTAACTGCTATCGGTTCAGGAGGGTTAACGGGGAAAGGGTTTAACGTTTCTCAAGTAGACGTTCCAGTACGCGAATCAGATATGATTTTCACTGTTATTGCGGAGAATTTTGGTTTTGTTGGTGGAGCGTTGGTGATCTTTATGTATTTATTGTTAATTTATCGCTTAATTCGTGTGTGTTTATATACTAACAATGTTTTTTCAACTTATATTTCAACAGGGATTATTATGATGATTTTGTTTCATGTATTTGAGAATATTGGCGCAAGTATTGGCTTATTACCTTTAACAGGTATTCCCTTGCCGTTTATAAGCCAAGGTGGTTCATCACTACTTGGCAATATGATAGGTATTGGTATTATGTTATCAATGAAATTTAATAACGATGTTGAATTTGATCATTAA
- a CDS encoding UDP-N-acetylmuramoyl-L-alanyl-D-glutamate--2,6-diaminopimelate ligase, which produces MKLTQLIEYLVIHETSLTEKQMTEDISFITQDTRKVLKNSLFIAIKGATFDGHSMIEQAVEKGAKAVIVEQVPTNVNLPYILVADTKKAMAQLANAYYGNPSETIKVVGVTGTNGKTTITHLIDQLASSIDKRTGVIGTMYNKVVNKIIPTANTTPDSITLQQLFNEMNEENVDVCAMEVSSHGLIHGRTWGVDFDIAVFTNFTQDHLDFHETMEKYFYAKSLLFSQLGNGYDAKRKLAVINIDSPHGRELMTCTAQNILTYGCSDNANLQAQHITVTSKGTRFDLVYNGTCYPVTTSLIGDFNVYNILAAVGACIGLEYPLEEVIMAITTLKPVKGRFELVDNCKEAVAIVDYAHTPDGLENILQTAQKIATKKIYCVIGCGGDRDKVKRPLMANISLKYADMSIFTSDNPRTEDPIDILNDMCGHLTSDKFIQLVDRQEAIEYALAQAEPGDLVIVAGKGHENYQIMGKEKVYFDDCEMIKGFVNKESL; this is translated from the coding sequence ATGAAGTTAACACAATTGATTGAATATTTAGTTATTCACGAAACATCATTAACAGAAAAACAAATGACAGAAGATATTTCTTTTATCACACAAGATACTAGAAAAGTTTTGAAAAATTCTTTATTTATTGCGATTAAAGGTGCAACATTTGATGGTCATTCAATGATTGAACAGGCAGTAGAAAAAGGAGCAAAGGCTGTTATTGTTGAACAAGTTCCTACGAATGTAAATTTACCGTATATTTTAGTAGCAGACACCAAAAAAGCAATGGCGCAACTTGCGAATGCATATTATGGTAATCCGAGTGAGACTATCAAAGTAGTAGGTGTAACTGGAACAAATGGTAAAACAACGATTACGCATCTTATCGATCAATTGGCAAGTAGTATCGATAAGAGGACAGGTGTTATTGGTACTATGTATAATAAAGTGGTAAATAAAATTATTCCAACGGCGAACACAACACCCGATAGTATTACTTTGCAACAACTTTTTAATGAAATGAACGAAGAAAATGTAGATGTATGTGCAATGGAAGTGTCTTCTCATGGTTTAATTCACGGACGAACTTGGGGAGTGGATTTTGATATAGCTGTATTTACTAATTTTACACAAGACCATTTAGATTTTCATGAAACGATGGAAAAGTATTTTTACGCAAAATCTCTACTGTTTTCTCAATTAGGTAATGGTTATGATGCAAAACGTAAATTAGCAGTTATTAATATTGATAGCCCTCATGGTAGAGAATTAATGACTTGTACGGCTCAAAATATTTTGACATACGGATGTAGCGATAATGCTAATTTACAAGCACAACATATTACCGTCACTTCTAAAGGGACACGTTTTGATCTTGTTTATAACGGTACGTGTTATCCAGTAACAACGTCATTAATTGGTGATTTTAATGTATACAATATTTTAGCAGCTGTGGGAGCATGTATTGGATTAGAGTATCCACTTGAAGAGGTTATTATGGCAATTACAACTCTTAAACCAGTTAAAGGTCGATTTGAATTAGTAGATAATTGTAAGGAAGCTGTTGCGATAGTTGATTATGCTCATACACCAGATGGATTAGAAAATATTCTACAGACTGCCCAAAAAATTGCAACGAAAAAGATTTATTGTGTGATAGGTTGTGGAGGGGATCGGGATAAAGTGAAGCGACCACTGATGGCTAATATTTCTTTAAAATATGCTGATATGTCAATCTTTACATCTGACAATCCTAGAACTGAAGACCCAATAGACATTTTGAATGACATGTGTGGTCATTTAACGTCTGATAAATTTATTCAATTAGTTGATCGTCAAGAGGCAATTGAATATGCATTAGCTCAAGCAGAGCCCGGTGATCTTGTTATTGTTGCAGGTAAAGGACATGAAAATTATCAAATAATGGGTAAAGAAAAAGTCTATTTTGATGACTGTGAAATGATTAAAGGGTTTGTTAATAAGGAGTCGTTATGA
- a CDS encoding dicarboxylate/amino acid:cation symporter has protein sequence MRYIKENLASIKLLTGIIIGGLLGVFFGEKMMVVEPIGQLFLNFLFMILVPLVFFSVSSSIANMEGGKRLGKIMLYTMLVFIMTAMISAIIAYLGVRIYPLIDSNHFNVESVIEQLGEVTIQKDLSMADRIVGMLSVEDFQGLFSKNNMLAVIIFSIIVGLATLNTSVDNTTFKDFLNAGNTMIMKVVDYIMYLAPIGLGCYFASSIGQLGSQLINGYARTMLLYCLISIIYFFGVMTFYAFIANGKTGIKDFWANITTPALTAIATCSSAASIPVNIEFTKKMNVADDIAETVIPLGANTHKDGSVIGGVFKIAFLFVLFGRDITTIENIIAIIFGGFFVGLVMGSIPGGGAIAETMIAVFFGFPTETVPLIMIISTIIDIPATLLNSAGNTVSAMMVQSLIERSERKKK, from the coding sequence ATGAGGTATATAAAGGAAAATTTAGCGTCAATCAAGTTGTTAACTGGCATAATCATCGGTGGGCTATTAGGTGTTTTTTTTGGCGAAAAGATGATGGTTGTAGAGCCGATTGGCCAACTCTTTTTGAACTTTTTATTTATGATTCTTGTGCCATTAGTGTTTTTTAGTGTATCAAGTTCGATTGCTAATATGGAAGGTGGTAAGCGTTTAGGCAAAATCATGCTGTATACTATGCTAGTTTTTATTATGACAGCGATGATTTCAGCAATTATTGCTTACTTAGGCGTTAGAATATATCCTTTAATTGATAGTAATCACTTTAATGTTGAATCGGTGATTGAGCAGTTAGGAGAGGTCACTATACAAAAGGATCTTTCAATGGCTGATCGTATCGTCGGTATGCTGTCAGTAGAAGATTTTCAAGGCTTATTTTCTAAGAATAACATGTTAGCTGTTATTATATTTTCTATCATAGTAGGTTTGGCAACGTTAAACACAAGTGTTGATAATACAACATTTAAAGACTTTTTAAATGCAGGTAATACTATGATTATGAAAGTAGTTGATTATATCATGTATTTAGCTCCTATTGGTTTAGGGTGTTACTTTGCTTCAAGTATTGGTCAGTTAGGTAGTCAACTAATTAACGGTTATGCTAGAACGATGTTACTTTATTGTCTAATAAGTATTATTTACTTTTTTGGTGTGATGACATTTTATGCTTTTATTGCAAATGGTAAAACAGGTATTAAGGATTTTTGGGCTAATATTACGACACCAGCACTAACGGCGATTGCTACGTGTTCATCCGCGGCATCTATTCCGGTTAATATCGAATTTACTAAAAAAATGAATGTTGCAGATGATATTGCGGAGACGGTGATCCCTTTGGGTGCAAACACACATAAAGATGGATCAGTCATTGGTGGGGTGTTCAAAATAGCCTTTTTATTTGTTTTATTTGGTCGTGATATTACGACGATTGAAAATATAATAGCCATTATTTTTGGTGGTTTCTTTGTTGGCTTAGTGATGGGGTCAATACCAGGTGGTGGCGCGATTGCAGAAACGATGATTGCGGTGTTTTTTGGCTTTCCAACGGAGACAGTGCCCTTAATTATGATCATCAGTACTATTATTGATATTCCAGCAACCTTATTAAATTCAGCTGG